The DNA region TTTCGTTCAGTCCCTGCTTGATAGTGTTCAAGTAATCGGAGTCGTGCAAGTAAATTGCGGACCCGGCAAAATGTTCTTCAAATAACCTCGCCAGCTGTTGAAACCGCGAAACGGAACCTGCAGGCAAAGCAcacaaccaatcaagtgcagggcCGTCTAAATAATTCggaaaacaacgacataaaacTGTGTCTGATGCACCATTGACGATCATTATTGATCGGAACTTCTTGAGAAACTTCCTTAGGTCTCCGAGTCCATCATAAGGTGCGAGGGTCAGCGGCAGAGTGAACCTCTTTGGCAATTCGAAGTTCATTACTTCTTCTGTGAAGGGTCCTACAAGGTCGTCGGCCTCTTCCTTTCCATCTTTGAGTTGGGGTTCTTCGGCTCGGGAAATCTCTGAGACATGAGAGGGTTGGGACTGATGTTCCTCATCTTCTGCCTGCTGGCGGTGAGTATCGTTGTGCTCAATCCGAGCATGATTTAGTTCAGCGATTTGGGCAGCCATTATTTGGTTCTCGTCGGCCATTCGTTGATTGGCTTGTTGTAGCTCAGCTACCATTCGCATGAGTTCGGACAGTGAAGGAGGCGGTACGTCAGCCATGGATGTAGGTGGAGGTAATGggaccaaaagaaaaaatatgatttcctcggccccacggtgggcgccaattgatCTTGCCTGGGAAATAGATCGGCGTCAATTCCTTGAAATCGGCCGAGCTATGTGCTACGAGGTTGAACATCCGTCTCTTGTGATCCTAGTTTCTTGTATTCGTTGTTGTGTAAGGGTACGAGCAATGCGAAGAGGGTGAAATGTACCTacaaaggcactccgaagcttaagtcAATATGTATTCTAGCTTTTTGAAAAAACTTGAGAGATTTAGAAATGTTCTACTTCCCTTTTCATATGATGAGTTCCTCGTCTGTTACATTCTTGGCAATAATCTTCGAGTAATTGATATCATAACCGACCTTATTTTTCCGTTTGGAACGTCGGTTATGACAGAAATATTGATATCACCGAGCTATAGCTCATAAGTTTCGAATAGTAACGGAAGATGACGAGTTATATCATATGTTGATAATGGCTGTGAAGCCGAGTTATAACGTGCAATGATGACAATCATATTACAGGATAATGACGACCATATTAGAAAAAAAAGTCTAATTTATGCTATAAAAAGTATTATTCTCATTCTTTGATAACAATGAAGAGAAATAGCAttataaaacaaaggaaaataaggtccactatataaaaaaaaacacttgCTATTTACATGTTAGATAACTTTGAATGACCATTAAAGTTGAATCACAGCTAGCTGAGATTACTGAGACTAAAAAAATCCAACTTGGAATTGAAACCTTTCCTTATATTAGTGTACATTCTCTTtattcttcatgctcaaaaacagaaaataaatataatactgatgatacatatataaaatagaaaaaattaaaataaataaataaaagtgggaTGGACCCATATATGATGAATAATTTAAGACCGGCCCTAGCTATATGCCATAAATACATGGTGACGTATCACATAAAAATTATGGCTATAACTTGGTAGCTCATTGTTGTTGATAGATTTAAAATTCTACCTCCTAGTAACATGAAAAGACAATGGAACCACTCCAATTTTATCTCTTCCatgtattaattaataatttgatcctaataataataataataataataattttcttcATATCATGTTGCATTGCACTTATCCAAGAagccaaagaaaattaattaattaataaaagggTATTAGAATATACCTTCGGAAATTCAGCTGAAAACGAAGGGCACTCTTGTAATGATAGTCCCTCACGCATAATACACACTGTTtctttcaaacaagttttaattaatttatttacttattgtCAGAAATGATATTGATATTTGTTCTTTATATCACCAAGACTTATCTACATACAATGGATTATGTATAAGTTGATAATTCgtacaaatataatataattttgtttAAGACTGTCTAAAACATTTATATCTTTTGAACATATTTATAGATAGTgatgaaaaaagaaaacagaaattaaaagttaaaagatAGAATATGTAAAACTCAACAATAAATTGCAGAAACGAATGATGACTTGATAAGAAATTCAAtcctttattattaaaataagaatataaattaaaacttcaaaagatacacttcttaaaagaaaaagttaaataGTTTTGTGCGTCTACCCGCTCTTTTCCCCCTTAATTAGGAgagtaatatatattttcaatatatagttttacttataaaaaaaatgaaaggctctcatttttattacttattatattttttttaacatttttaacttGTAAATATGGAGTGATATTCAAATTggtagttaataattttttttgaacaatTAGCTTTTAGCAAAAAGAGAATTGATAAATTGgttattgattttttaatattagataaattagtcatttatcttttaaaatctcaaacaatttaatctctaaaatatgttacttttaagaaaaattaaagactaatttatcattataaaaatattagaaactaacttattattttattttattaaaaattaatgtatttaatattctaaattagtaataCGTATTAGAGAGATCATAATAACTTAAATTATcttattcaatttaatatttataactttatgtatataatatccgtaattatatatttatcacatctaatattatctaattatttcggcaataattaagaaatataaattaaaataattttaaattattttgtactaATTTTCTATATtctccaaaatattttttaaaataatcaaacacTATAGAATGCGTTTAGTttgtgtttatatttttattgttattttcaatGTTTTGTCTGATAGGAATTTTAtgaggaaataataataataaaattttattttctatttttatttttacttttttctttctttataaaattataaaaataaaaaataataaatagaaagaaaaaataaaaatgtaaaccAAACAACCTTAAtttgtcaattttttatttaaaacaaatgtgtacaaaataaaaaaaatgattaaaaataggTGGATTTGTGAATTGTGATTTCACTCTTTATTTATTACTCCATTTATATATGGCGCTGACCTTTCTTTCCCTTCTCTGCGCCCATCTCTTACATTAACAAGTCCATGTCCTTTTTCTCCCTTTAATTTCTCTCTCaacttcttgttcttgttcttcttcttctttatctatctatatataaatAAGAAGAGATACAAAAGTGAAGTTACTACAAGAGTCTTGAAGCAACTACTATAGTAGTGTATTGCATGtagtattattattgttaatCACAAATGGGACGCTCACCATGCTGCGACAAAGTTGGCTTAAAGAAAGGTCCATGGACTCCTGAAGAGGATCAGAAACTCTTAGCTTACATTGAAGAACATGGCCATGGAAGCTGGCGTGCTTTACCATCTAAAGCTGGTATATATCATCATCAATCTTAGCTTCTCCATAACAGAATTTGTTCATAGTTCTTTCACTCAAATTGTAACTGCAATAATTTAAAAACTAGAGGCGTCatcagaatttattttttttttggttattaattagtcaataatatttaaaaatataaaataaaatatattattgaattgataaattaaaaaaattaaattaataactaaataatgattaaaaataataaattttgatggttCTAGTATTTTTTGTGTCTATGTGAATGGTGTTGATCTAACTATGTTTGTGTGTGTAGGGCTTCAGAGATGTGGTAAGAGCTGCAGGCTTAGATGGACTAATTATCTTAGACCTGATATTAAAAGGGGAAAGTTTAGTTTGCAAGAAGAACAAACCATCATTCAACTTCATGCCCTATTAGGGAACAGGTTTGCCTAATTTCTTTATCATCAAGTCATGTTTCTATGCTTCTATGAAACTCATTTAATTTCCTTAATCATTAATCAATCTTCAAGTTTTTAGTACCtttcattatttatttctttattttatttttattttttttcatttttcggtGCAAAGGTATCATCCTCATTAgagatatataatataatataatactcaaaattaaacccaccaagatattattaatattaatattaattattaatttcctggtctggttaattttttttccatttttttcaagataatttattacaaaataaatgaaaagatttATTATGCAATGCAAGTTGATATTTTATTCCTATTTCTATACACAGAACATATTAATTGTGTGATGAGTATTTCATTTTGAGACAGGGAAGCTATAATTTCATTTCTTTTCAGCCCTTCTTGCTGTGTTCAGCAGAATGTCTTAAATGCAATGGCCTCTCAATTTCTTTATATCCAACTGTTTCAAAATCAAACCCCAtctccaacaacaacaacaacatttaaataattttattttccttgtgcTTTCTGAAAAAATCCTGCCGTTTCTTTAAATTTCCTGACATCTATccaagtttaattatttatttcaaccTATGGttatatatttagtatttaatatttaatcATATTTTGCAAGAAGGATCTTCTCCCACTCAAagcaacaaaaaatatatataatggcAATGCATGTTGTAACTGCTGGTTCACAATATGCATGCACCTctcattttctctctctttcatgATTTAAGTTTCCTTTCCACTAAAACAAATActtaaaaatcaacaaaaacaaaaatggcTTGCTAATAAGTACCTTCAAGATAtcataaaaataatcatatataaaaagaagatgtacttatattttttatatattcaatacataaaaaattttaaattttttattcttgtcTCTTTtaacaagtatttttaaaaaattatttaacatttatatacTATACATCTAATCATATACTATaacatttacaaaaaaaaaataatcaatttcaCTTATAGCTAGTTGACACATACAAACTTACCTTTATTTGACATATCAAAATGAaacttattaaaaataaataagaaaaaaagaataagTAAATGATGGATTATTTCTAGGGTTTTGCATTGGTTTTGTTGGATTGGTGTATGTATGTATAATTATTAGAGCAATGCTAAGAGTAAAATTTTTCAGCTAATatgaactaatttttttaaaattattttattcattttaaaaataaaaattaattaatattaattaactaaaagctaatattctaaatttattattagttttatttaaaaattgagGTACAATTAACtttatttgaaattaataattgaaaactgttaaataataatttagccaAATCTATCAAATCATTAAAtaacttttagttattaacttcacgtaaaattaaatatatctaaatcttcacattattattattattaacaataacGTTGTGTTCTCTAATTGCTTGTTTGCTTAGGTGGTCAGCAATAGCAACACATTTGCCAAAGAGAACAGATAATGAAATCAAGAATTACTGGAACACGCATCTAAAGAAGAGGCTAACAAAGATGGGAATCGATCCCGTCACTCACAAACCCAAGAACGACACTCTCCTCTCTAGCGACGGTCAATCCAAGACCGCCGCTAATCTCTCCCACATGGCCCAATGGGAGAGCGCTCGCCTCGAAGCCGAGGCGAGACTAGTCAGAGAATCGAAACTAAGATCACACCTCACAACTTCTTCCTCATCAAACAACAAACCATCATCAGATGTAGTATCAGCAGCACTCCCACCAACTATACCCtcttctcgttcttcttcttcttccattgatGTCTTGAAAGCTTGGACCAATGGAGGATGGTTGAAATCCAATGaaggaaacaacaacaacaacaacagtggTGGTGGTGGAATTGGAGACCTTGAGTCACCTACTTCTACTTTGTCTTTCTCTGAGAACAATGCACCACCGCCATTAACAATCATGGCTGGTGGTGGTGGCGGAGGAATAATTGAAGGGCATAATGGTAATAACGTGAAAGAAGAGGGTAAAGTGTATGATAGTCTTCATGAGTTAACAATGTCCGCCATGGAAGGAACGTCATGGGGTTCTTCGCATCAACATCACGATGTTATTGTTGGGGATGGTCACgtcgacgatgatgatgatgatcccatggttggTGAAGAAGGCTTCACGAATCTTCTTCTCAATGCAGCAGCACAATCTGATGATCGGAGTTTGTCTGAAGAAGGTGGTGGAGACGGAGCTAGTGGTGGTAGCGGCGACGGCGACGGTGACGGCAATGGTAGTGATTTCTATGAAGATAACAAGAACTACTGGAACAGCATTCTTAACTTAGTAAACTCTTCTCCTTCTGATTCCCCAATgttctaataataaatattaataaataataataataatctaatcATGGTTTTAAATCGCGGTTAATTGCTATTACAACATAATGCTCattgtaatttaattttcatgtggTCTAACTGTGACTGCAATTTAAAACCATGATCATGATTTTATAGTGAGTTACTATGTTTTGGAGTGTGACTAATAATAGTCTTATAGCATAAATAATAATATTCCTTAGAAAAAAGcctaatcaaaagaaaaaaaaattgacgcTTAATTTGTTGatgcttaattaattattaacagaGACATTTTCCTGGATCAAATTAGTATACATATCttaatgtttttcttttttcttttttaatagatAATGTGGGATACAGATGCTTTCTAAGGTCTGGATTTTAATTCTGAGAATATAATAAGTTTCTTTAAACCAAACTGATAAAGTGTTAGTATAAGGATAATAGAGATAGTGTGTGTCTTTAATCTTTTTTACCCCAAGTAAATTCTGGTGTACAAATTgtacaaaaaaaatatccaataaaggAAATATTTAGTATCGTCTTTATTGCTATTGGTTTTATGTCGCATTCTGGCTTTTCAAGATCAaaagattcaatttttatttaattttatatataaaaagaaataatttaaTGTACACATAATTAATTTACCGTATCCTATTATCTTGAATTCTATTGCGTAAATATTTTGAGCTTTCTTCATCGTTTTATTCATTTGCTTGGTTGTCATGTACTTCTACTATATAAAGATGGATACCAAATACAAAAACATTTTGACTTTGGATTGATTTATTTCTTTCTTGCGATTAGGGCTGAAAATGGATAGGGTAGAATAGTGTTTGGACCATATTCTAATCCTATCTGCGAGTTAAAAATCTCTCAATTCTAATTCTACCCAcaccctaaaattttaaattctatcgTATCTgtagaaatatcaaatttttttaaagtaaatataaaatttaatcatttcaaattttatacatttaataatataaaaaataaaaaactaatactctaaattactaaattaactaactaatttaatagttgttcacttattgtaagtcattacataagAGAGGTCATGGATTTAACTTTCACTTCCTTTactatatacctaatttttataaaatatgtgttatatatgaggtgcgggtagggtagtacaccctaaacccgtaccctaccctacctgcAGACATACCCAAACCGTATCATATCCTATCCGCAGCGGATCGAATAACCTACTCTACTTGAACAGGTTAGACCGAGTTGAATACCCGCGAGTAGGGTATAAATTGACAGCCCTACTCACGATTGGTGAATGCTAAtgctattaaaaaaaataaagaatatatcattttttaaaaattatcttattatatattaaaaataaaagaaataaaagataaacataataaattttaaaatttaaatttaaattattaatataaaatataataaataaaaaattaaaatctacttAAAATTAATTCTATTCTTAACAAGATTTTGAGAGCcgaactaattaataaattagtcaaaaaattaatttaaagattCAATAGTTTAATTATGGTCCAACCATAACcaaccaatttaattaaatatagaacAAAATTATTTAAGTTAAAATGTCTCTATATAAATAAAACCATGcattaatataatgataatattcttTTCATACTCACCTAGAAATAGTGGATTCGAATTTccatattttagtaaaaaatagtctaatatatatacatatagagCCTGTTAAAGGTTATCACTCTTCTGCTGAACTAAAATGAGATTCCCCAAGAAGGGGAAAAAAATCATAAACACTTTAAAAAGCATACAACATAGTCCAATTTTAAACAAGAGACACATAAAATATGCATATACTATTCAGAAATATGTATAAGACACTAAAAAGAACATTATTTGAGGGATGTTTGTTACGTTAGTCATTCAAACTATTTACTTAGATATTATCACCATTATTTGATTACAGTGTACTTGTTATTGTTATGATAGAAATTAAATAACAAGTCAAAACCCATCAAATAAGGATGAAGCTTCTTGTTCCGGCGTATGCATGGCTCCCTCATACATCATGTGCTCTATGCCCCTTGCCTTTAAAGATTTGTCAAATGTGAACAAAACAGGCTAAAGCATTTGACAGCTTGATTTTAAATGAGGATGAGAAATTTAACTGTGTAAACTGCATTAATAATGTAGCACAATTTCTTAGTATATGGTTTGTACTTTTGCATCAACCCTTTCAAATAATTAAGAGCATTTTGGCTAAATGTACttaatttattatcatttctTCAAAATCAAGACTTAGGTTATGTTTCCTGGGTAGTAATTTTAATGGTAGGTATAACTCGTCTTATTAAGAGATTGAGTTCTCCTTCCatggaaataaaaaaaatatgtttaggCTTTTAAAATAATAGTAACAATGTATATTTTCAAAGACACTTTAATGTTTAAATAAGTAAGAATGAGAGATAAATACAATGTTATTTAGAATatcgtatttttttattttagtttttcttttttatagaatgtttaaatttaaacgtGCTATGTTTTATTTACTAAATTGGCCTATTAATATAGAGCTATTGAAAATATTAACCTAATTTTGTGGTAACTGTTCTTAAATCTTATTTGAACttacataaaaaaattgttaaaaaaagaaaaatatacctTTAATTTAACACATTTTAGTTATATAGTTTCAATTTATAGATAGTGCATACCGAGTTATTAGTAACATATCAAGTTAATTTCTACAAATTATTTGAGTGCTACTAAAAGTCATAATAgcttaactatatatatatatacttcagaAATTGATGTACCGCAATTGTAAGAATAGTTATAACCTTCTTATAATAAATTtgaatgattaaaaaaaatagaatcatattaggtttaatataaataatcactaaaaaaatcaaagaaaatatatgaataaagctATTTCTTCTACCTCATATATGAAGATTCCTATACTAGATATATTCTAAATCACTAGTATATATCATATTTCTATATTTCTAACTTTAGTTGCTCAATCATCAGT from Arachis hypogaea cultivar Tifrunner chromosome 10, arahy.Tifrunner.gnm2.J5K5, whole genome shotgun sequence includes:
- the LOC112716415 gene encoding transcription factor MYB106, with protein sequence MGRSPCCDKVGLKKGPWTPEEDQKLLAYIEEHGHGSWRALPSKAGLQRCGKSCRLRWTNYLRPDIKRGKFSLQEEQTIIQLHALLGNRWSAIATHLPKRTDNEIKNYWNTHLKKRLTKMGIDPVTHKPKNDTLLSSDGQSKTAANLSHMAQWESARLEAEARLVRESKLRSHLTTSSSSNNKPSSDVVSAALPPTIPSSRSSSSSIDVLKAWTNGGWLKSNEGNNNNNNSGGGGIGDLESPTSTLSFSENNAPPPLTIMAGGGGGGIIEGHNGNNVKEEGKVYDSLHELTMSAMEGTSWGSSHQHHDVIVGDGHVDDDDDDPMVGEEGFTNLLLNAAAQSDDRSLSEEGGGDGASGGSGDGDGDGNGSDFYEDNKNYWNSILNLVNSSPSDSPMF